The Trichomycterus rosablanca isolate fTriRos1 chromosome 15, fTriRos1.hap1, whole genome shotgun sequence genome contains a region encoding:
- the si:dkey-121b10.7 gene encoding heparan sulfate glucosamine 3-O-sulfotransferase 3B1, translated as MGCWATGLNLLQLKSPSRVPVFFTMLIIITYVFYCLTGYCDLNPLPLRERRPALTELSTRERNASSRADSPAVQDRRHFSGDTTNLSVWDSFGNREFPQAIIIGVKKGGTRALLEFLRVHPDVRAVGAEPHFFDRFYHKGLDWYRNLMPRTLEGQITMEKTPSYFVTREAPRRIFTMNHNTKLIVVVRDPVTRAVSDYTQTLSKNPGLPSFQNLVFKNSTTGLIDTSWSAVRIGIYAKHLENWLRYFPLSRLLFVSGERLVTDPASEMERVQDFLGLKRLVTNKHFYFNQTKGFPCLKKPEGSSRPRCLGKSKGRAHPHIPPEVLYRLRDFYRPFNLKFYQMTGQDFGWE; from the exons ATGGGATGTTGGGCGACAGGGTTGAACTTGTTGCAGCTGAAGTCTCCCTCCAGAGTGCCCGTCTTCTTCACCAtgctcatcatcatcacctATGTCTTCTACTGTCTGACCGGATACTGTGATCTCAACCCGCTGCCGCTGCGCGAGCGCAGACCGGCTTTGACCGAGCTGTCCACGCGCGAGCGAAACGCGTCCAGCCGCGCGGACTCTCCAGCTGTGCAGGACAGGAGACACTTTTCGGGAGACACCACTAACCTGTCGGTGTGGGACAGTTTCGGGAACAGAGAGTTTCCTCAGGCTATCATAATCGGGGTGAAGAAAGGGGGGACGCGCGCGCTGCTCGAGTTCCTGCGCGTGCATCCTGACGTCAGGGCGGTGGGAGCGGAGCCGCACTTTTTCGATCGATTCTATCATAAAGGACTGGACTGGTACAG GAATCTGATGCCACGTACTCTGGAGGGTCAGATCACCATGGAGAAGACACCAAGCTACTTCGTAACCAGAGAGGCCCCTCGCCGCATCTTCACCATGAACCATAACACCAAACTGATCGTGGTGGTGCGAGATCCAGTCACCCGGGCTGTCTCAGACTATACCCAGACTCTCTCAAAAAACCCTGGACTTCCATCCTTCCAGAACCTGGTCTTCAAAAACTCCACCACAGGTCTGATTGACACTTCATGGAGTGCTGTGCGCATTGGCATCTATGCCAAGCATCTAGAAAACTGGCTTCGGTACTTTCCTTTGTCACGGTTGCTCTTTGTGAGTGGGGAGAGACTTGTGACAGACCCGGCGAGCGAGATGGAGCGAGTGCAGGACTTTCTCGGCTTGAAGAGGCTAGTCACAAACAAGCACTTCTACTTTAACCAGACTAAAGGCTTTCCATGTTTAAAGAAACCCGAGGGAAGCAGCAGGCCGAGGTGCCTGGGCAAATCGAAAGGCAGAGCTCATCCTCACATACCACCTGAGGTACTGTACAGACTCAGAGACTTTTACAGACCCTTCAATCTCAAGTTCTATCAGATGACTGGCCAGGATTTTGGCTGGGAATGA